ACGCATGTCTGGAGCCGCTCCATCACGGCTCTCGGCGCTTGGTTGGTGATACCCTGGATCGCGCGACTCCTCTTCGGACTAGCGGTGCTGGTATTTGTCTATCTCTCGCTCAAGAGCCAATGAATAACCTTAATTAAAGAACTACATCGCCTTGTTGTACATGTGGTTTTTTGTAGCCGAAGATCGGCATTCAAAGGACTTAACGCGACTCAATTAAAAACAAAACACAGTCAACATATAAGTAGGGTGATTATTCATGTCTTCAATCAACAGATTCATGGTGCTGGGAATGGCATTGCTCGTTTGCGCCTGCACAAAGTCACCCTCAACTGATGAGGATAATGCCAATACCCAGCCGAAAACAGCCAGATCAGCAGTGAAGTCCGCTGGAGATATCGACTTCCCAGTGATCCCGCAAATCGTCGTGCCAGAGATTATAGGCATTGGCCCAGCCCAACGAGCGTTGGAAACATCAATGCAAGACATCATTGATCCAGTCGCAGGCATTAGTGTCAAACCGGCCAACTGTGCCGCCGACGGCGCATTACTCAACGATGCGGGCATTACCAGCATGGATGCGCAAGGCAATCTGTCGCGCAACGGCGATGAAGGCATCTTTCATGTCAATGCAGACGGTAGTGGTACCGCCAACTATGAAGGCGGCGTCATCGTCGTCAACGCAGATGGCAGTGGTACAATCAACGGCAATGGTGACGGTGGTGCTGACGATGGGATCATCTCGGTCGAAGCCGATGGTTCGGGCACATATAATGGCAAGTACGGCATCATTGTGCTAGATGGCAAAGGCGGTGGCACATGGAACGGCGACCACGGGGTGATTCGTAACCAAGGTGATGGTTCAGGCAGTTGGAACGGCCCGCAAGGCATTGTCACCATCAACGCCGACGGCAGCGGTACATGGAATGGTCCGTACGGGTTAGTGAGCAACGACGGTAAAGGCAATGGTAGCATCGGTACACCAGCACGTCAAGTGAAAATGGCACCAATTCCCAAGGTCGCGCCAGCCGGCAAGTTTCCGCCATTAAAAAAATTTGCTCCTCTAGGTATGCCATGCGGGTTCATCATCACACTCAATGATCAGGTGTTGTTCGATTTCGACAAGTCGGATATCCGCCCTGATGCAGCCAAGGTGCTGGACACCTTAGCTGTAGCCTTGCAGAAAGTGCCAGCCAAGACAATAGAAATCCGTGGTCATACCGACGCCAAGGGCAGTGATGCTTACAATCTAAATTTATCTGAGC
The DNA window shown above is from Acinetobacter colistiniresistens and carries:
- a CDS encoding zinc ribbon domain-containing protein, translated to MALISCPECSRQVSTQANSCPHCGYPLQTQHRAPESKGLQSTHVWSRSITALGAWLVIPWIARLLFGLAVLVFVYLSLKSQ
- a CDS encoding OmpA family protein; this encodes MSSINRFMVLGMALLVCACTKSPSTDEDNANTQPKTARSAVKSAGDIDFPVIPQIVVPEIIGIGPAQRALETSMQDIIDPVAGISVKPANCAADGALLNDAGITSMDAQGNLSRNGDEGIFHVNADGSGTANYEGGVIVVNADGSGTINGNGDGGADDGIISVEADGSGTYNGKYGIIVLDGKGGGTWNGDHGVIRNQGDGSGSWNGPQGIVTINADGSGTWNGPYGLVSNDGKGNGSIGTPARQVKMAPIPKVAPAGKFPPLKKFAPLGMPCGFIITLNDQVLFDFDKSDIRPDAAKVLDTLAVALQKVPAKTIEIRGHTDAKGSDAYNLNLSERRAKSVSMALRQRGAATDASTHGYGESQPVAPNEVSGQDNPAGRQLNRRVEIFVRT